The Streptomyces sp. NBC_01439 genome contains the following window.
GGTGCGCGGCCCGGTCACGACCCGGAATCGGGGGTGTCCGGGGCCACGGCGCGCGGTGCGGCACGGGGCGACGGAACTTGCCCGGGACGGTGGCGGTTTTGCAGGCTGTCCGTTGCTGGTCCCCTTCGAGGCCAATCGGCCCGGGGACGGCAGTCAGCCGAGGGAAGGAACCGCTCCGTGTCCGCCGAACTCTCCGACGACCTGAAGAAGCTCATCGACGACAGCCCGGTCTTCGCCACCGTGGCCACGATCCAGCCGGACGGCAGCCCGCAGCTGTCGGTCACCTGGCTCACCCGGGACGGCGACGACCTGCTCGTCTCCACGACGGTCGGCCGCCGCAAGGAGAAGAACCTGCGCGCGGACCCGCGGGTCACGGTCATGATCAACCCGGCGGACGCGCCCTACACCTACGCCGAGGTCCGCGGCACCGCCGAACTGACCACCGAGGGCGGGCAGGAGCTGATCAACGAGCTGTCGCGCAAGTACACGGGCCAGGACTACGCGGACTTCAACCCGGCGTCGAAGGACGACGCCGAACGCGTCGTCGTCCGTGTCAGCCCGCGCAAGGTGGTCGGCTCGATCTGACGAAGGCCGGACCGGCCGGCGGGAGGCGGGCTCCCGCCGGCCCGTCGTCATCCGGTGGGTTCGATGACGACGATCGGGATCTCGCGATCCGTCTTGGCCTGGTACTCGTCGTACGCGGGCCAGTGCCCGACCATCACCGGCCAGTACGCGGCGCGTTCCTCGGAGGTGGCGGTGCGGGCCGTGCCCTGCATGGTCTTCGGGCCGACCTGGATGCGGACCGCGGGGTGCTCGGAGAGGTTCCGGTACCACAGCGGGTGCGCGGGGTCGCCGCCCTTGGAGGCGACGACCAGGTAGGCGCCTTCGGCCTCGCCGTAGATGAGCGGGGTCCGCACGGGCTTGCCGGACACCCGGCCCAGGGTGGTGAGCAGCAGGGTCTGGGTGCCGTTCCAGTACTGGCCTTCGGAGCCGCCCGAGCCCACGTACAGCTTGACGTGGTCCAGCTGCCAGGATCCCTCCCTGGGGTCGGTCGGGTGGTCCCAGTCGATGTCGGTCGTCATGTGACTCCGCCTGCCTCTGCGTCGGAACGGTCAGCGAACCTCACCAACGAGCGGCAACGCCCGCAGGCACGGTGTCCATTCCGTGGGCCAGCGCGAATCCCTCGAACAGCGCCATCCCGGCCCGGTGTGCGACCCGGTTCGGGGGCCGGGGGCGGCGAGGAGACGGCCGAGGACCGCGCCGTCACCGTGGTGGGCACCTGCGCAGTGGGGGAGGGGCAGGTGCCCACGGGGGGCGGCCGCGGGCCGCTCGCCGGTTCGGCCGCCGCTCTCCAGCGTAGGACGTTCCGGGCCGGGAGGGGATGGCGAGCTCGGCACCGGGGCCTGATCGGGAACTTCCCGTGGTGGTTGACCGTTCATCCATGTGTGGGTCCGGGCAGGGGCTGATGCCCCCGCCCGGTACGCCCCGGTCGGCCTCCCCCCGTTATGTTTTTCGCGGTCCTGCAATGGGGCCGCTGGCCTCCGGGCCCGGTATGACTGTGTCCCCTCTGTCGGACGAATGACCTGGGGGGTGGTGTCGCCGGGCCCGTGGGGTGCCGTCACAGACGCTGATGAGAGACCCGGCCACCGCCCGGTCCGGCGCAATGCCGGGCAGCGACGTGGGCGGCAGGTCTGCATAACGTGGATGCGCGAGCACGGTGCCGTTGCCGAGGCCGGCCTGGTCAACGACCCTGAGAGGGTGCGATGTTCGACATCGAAGGCGTGGGCGTCTTCCTCGGGATGGACGTCGGCAAGACCGCCCACCACGGCCACGGGCTCACCCCGGCCGGGAAGAAGGTTTTCGACAAGCCCATGCCCAACAGCGAACCCAGGCTGCGGGCCGTCTTCGACAAACTCAAGGCCAAGTTCGGCACCGTCCTGGTCATCGTCGACCAGCCCGCCTCGATCGGCGCTCTGCCCCTGACCGTCGCCCGGGACGCGGGCTGCGAGGTCGCCTACCTGCCCGGACTCGCCATGCGGCGGATCGCCGACCTCTACCCGGGCGAGGCGAAAACCGACGCGAAGGACGCGGCGGTCATCGCGGACGCCGCCCGGACGATGCCTCACACCCTGCGTTCGCTGGAGCTGACCGACGAGATCACCGCCGAGCTCACGGTGCTGACCGGCTTCGACCAGGACCTCGCCGCCGAGGCCACCCGCACCAGCAACCGGATACGCGGCCTGCTCACCCAGTTCCACCCGAGCCTCGAGCGCGTGCTCGGGCCCCGGCTGGACCACCCCGCCGTCACCTGGCTCCTCGAGCGATACGGATCCCCCGCCGCCCTGCGCAAGGCCGGCCGCCGCAGACTCGTCGAGGTGATCCGGCCCAAGGCCCCGCGGATGGCCGCGCGGCTGATCGACGAGGTCTTCGACGCTCTCGACGAGCAGACCGTCGTGGTCCCGGGAACCGGCACTCTCGACATCGTGATCCCGTCCCTGGCCGCCTCCCTCTCCGCGGTCCACGACCAGCGCCGGGCCCTGGAGGCGCAGATCAGCACCCTGCTGGAGGCCCACCCTCTTCACCAGGTCCTGACCTCGATGCCCGGAGTCGGCGTCAGGACCGCCGCCGTCCTGCTGGTCACCGTCGGCGACGGCACCAGCTTCCCCACCGCTGCCCACCTCGCCTCCTACGCCGGCCTCGCCCCGACAACCAGATCCTCGGGGACCTCGATCCACGGCGAACACGCGCCACGAGGCGGAAACCGGCAGCTCAAACGCGCCATGTTCCTCTCCGCCTTCGCCTGCATGAACGCCGACCCCGCCTCACGCGCCTACTACGACCGGCAAAGGGCCCGCGGCAAAACACACACCCAAGCCCTCCTCCGGCTCGCCCGCCAACGCATCAGCGTCCTGTTCGCCATGCTCCGGGACGGCACCTTCTACGAGTCCAGAACCCCCACCATCACCCTCGCCGCATGACCACCCCAAACGCCCGCATACCCGGCACCACGTCCTTGACGAAGGACATAGAGACACCCCCCCGGCCGTCCGGGGCCCGCCCCGATCGGCCTTCCCCCCCCCCCGGCCGGTCGGGGCCCACGTCCCCCGACCGGCGCAAGCCGGGCGGTGTCCGGAAGCCCGCGCCGACAGGCCCGGGCGGGGGCCCGCGACCTGCCGGTTCCCGGCCGGCCTGGAACCGGGCCGGGTGCCCGGCGCCGTCCGCTCCGGACGGGATCGGAGGCCGCCGCTCCGGATCGGGGCTACGTTCCGATGGCATGAACCACATATCCGGTGATCGCCGCCCCGGCCCCACCCGTCGTGCCCTGCTCACCGCAGGGGCGGGCGCCGCCCTCGCGGCGGGTTGCACCCGCGGCGGCGCCCCGGGCGCTCCGGCGG
Protein-coding sequences here:
- a CDS encoding PPOX class F420-dependent oxidoreductase; its protein translation is MSAELSDDLKKLIDDSPVFATVATIQPDGSPQLSVTWLTRDGDDLLVSTTVGRRKEKNLRADPRVTVMINPADAPYTYAEVRGTAELTTEGGQELINELSRKYTGQDYADFNPASKDDAERVVVRVSPRKVVGSI
- a CDS encoding IS110 family transposase: MFDIEGVGVFLGMDVGKTAHHGHGLTPAGKKVFDKPMPNSEPRLRAVFDKLKAKFGTVLVIVDQPASIGALPLTVARDAGCEVAYLPGLAMRRIADLYPGEAKTDAKDAAVIADAARTMPHTLRSLELTDEITAELTVLTGFDQDLAAEATRTSNRIRGLLTQFHPSLERVLGPRLDHPAVTWLLERYGSPAALRKAGRRRLVEVIRPKAPRMAARLIDEVFDALDEQTVVVPGTGTLDIVIPSLAASLSAVHDQRRALEAQISTLLEAHPLHQVLTSMPGVGVRTAAVLLVTVGDGTSFPTAAHLASYAGLAPTTRSSGTSIHGEHAPRGGNRQLKRAMFLSAFACMNADPASRAYYDRQRARGKTHTQALLRLARQRISVLFAMLRDGTFYESRTPTITLAA
- a CDS encoding nitroreductase family deazaflavin-dependent oxidoreductase yields the protein MTTDIDWDHPTDPREGSWQLDHVKLYVGSGGSEGQYWNGTQTLLLTTLGRVSGKPVRTPLIYGEAEGAYLVVASKGGDPAHPLWYRNLSEHPAVRIQVGPKTMQGTARTATSEERAAYWPVMVGHWPAYDEYQAKTDREIPIVVIEPTG